The Bombus vancouverensis nearcticus chromosome 12, iyBomVanc1_principal, whole genome shotgun sequence genome contains a region encoding:
- the LOC117155457 gene encoding uncharacterized protein LOC117155457 isoform X3 — translation MRSEVGEWLPTCVGSPICILLLSWSLLIYQNQPSSAKRKIDVFTVAILSQSLVHQLGLLLYAILTLIRPTNHFGEFCSTLVWMLNSSSILQELTLTSIAIFTAISMGDEALNLTKNHLKYHLVSLSVISACVGVTGVLNFEPDLCVFLAQEISLKYGIFMNSLRCLLTMTTVISLLMALVRNICRTPKAELLKSVSDLSETSSKNSSGAFECHPQHWDPSSGSCTSGSTNSRACLRKKRVQIDEASGRSTIYSILFVCYVFQYLPVLVISIKPGLLRDFCTTQNLATWLPLVKDTLLPVFLALFDKMFCRYVAKVYTKQDHARRLSHGGIDGKFRHFEQDAEYKLQLNLNHGLKFPLTNGSLYGRLHNHQNRELSSYASSTFEPRQEANVVETTRKSTVDQQNKRPRPNEIFQELPGSRRKIGSTDVFGQNMENLVQLDDPCSKRKFTKSLDEIREEPPRRHARSALGLENLIIGLDNNLQEEPRCPRIALRRNQSFDHARCQSYHRPALDSRTYDLKKQDQKKEQQNTQREETQEEGDGYETSDDESCDLENGDFDTMSSCRSRSRSCCSVTTVANDDFEYFQRKGTKVELLPSKRASEVKVNMRSFTPRIIENGTEERRNNLIDTKPSIQSYHLKKTRIGPGYSMNDLDKLTVDRRMPNLSIESLKSTLKNSDVSYLDNGDICRHDIGGSAPDFKKIFVTEFI, via the exons ATGCGAAGCGAGGTAGGAGAATGGCTGCCCACCTGTGTAGGTTCTCCGATATGCATCCTGCTGTTATCTTGGTCTCTTCTGATTTATCAGAACCAGCCATCCTCGGCGAAACGGAAGATCGACGTGTTCACGGTAGCCATTCTCTCGCAGAGTTTGGTTCACCAGCTTGGATTGCTGTTGTACGCCATTCTTACTCTCATTCGGCCAACTAATCACTTTGGAG aattCTGCTCGACCCTAGTCTGGATGCTAAACTCATCTAGCATCCTTCAAGAACTGACACTGACCTCAATCGCAATTTTCACCGCGATAAGCATGGGCGACGAAGCATTAAATCTTACGAAAAATCATCTTAAGTATCATCTGGTCAGTTTAAGCGTGATCAGCGCTTGCGTTGGTGTCACTGGAGTCCTCAACTTCGAACCAGATCTCTGCGTCTTCCTAGCGCAGGAGATCTCTCTGAAATATGGAATTTTCATGAATTCACTACGGTGTCTGTTGACAATGACGACTGTGATCAGCCTACTGATGGCTTTGGTCAGGAACATCTGTCGTACACCGAAAGCCGAGTTGCTGAAATCAGTGTCAGATCTATCGGAAACGAGTTCGAAGAATTCTTCAGGAGCCTTCGAATGCCATCCTCAACATTGGGATCCTTCGAGTGGATCGTGCACCAGTGGATCCACTAACAGCAGAGCTTGTTTACGAAAGAAGAGGGTCCAGATAGACGAAGCTAGCGGAAGATCAACGATTTACAGCATTCTCTTCGTTTGCTATGTCTTCCAATATCTTCCAGTTTTG GTGATATCTATCAAGCCAGGTCTGCTAAGGGATTTCTGCACAACCCAGAATCTGGCGACTTGGTTGCCTCTGGTAAAGGACACCCTGCTGCCGGTGTTTCTGGCGCTGTTCGACAAAATGTTCTGTCGCTACGTGGCGAAGGTCTACACGAAACAGGATCACGCGAGGAGATTATCTCACG GCGGCATTGATGGGAAGTTTCGTCACTTCGAGCAGGACGCCGAGTATAAGCTGCAGTTGAACCTGAACCACGGACTCAAGTTCCCCTTGACTAACGGAAGCCTCTACGGCCGGTTGCACAATCATCAGAACAGAG AACTCTCTTCCTACGCCAGCTCGACCTTCGAGCCACGCCAAGAAGCAAACGTCGTGGAAACAACGAGAAAGAGCACCGTGGACCAGCAGAACAAACGTCCAAGACcaaatgagattttccaggagCTACCCGGCAGTCGTCGAAAAATTGGTAGTACCGACGTCTTTGGTCAGAATATGGAAAACCTAGTCCAGCTGGATGATCCTTGCAGCAAAAGGAAGTTTACGAAGAGTCTAGATGAGATTCGAGAAGAACCTCCGAGAAGGCACGCAAGGAGCGCGCTTGGCTTGGAAAATTTGATCATTGGCTTAGATAACAATCTGCAGGAAGAGCCACGTTGCCCTAGAATCGCTCTGAGGAGAAATCAGAGCTTCGATCATGCTAGATGCCAATC GTACCATCGACCGGCGCTGGACTCGAGGACGTACGACTTAAAGAAGCAAGATCAGAAGAAAGAACAGCAGAATACTCAGAGAGAGGAGACTCAGGAGGAAGGTGATGGTTATGAGACTTCCGATGATGAGAGCTGCGATCTGGAGAATGGAGATTTCGATACCATGAGCTCTTGCAGGAGTCGAAGCAGAAGCTGTTGCTCCGTTACCACAGTGGCCAACGACGATTTCGAATACTTTCAACGTAAGGGAACTAAG GTGGAGCTGCTGCCCTCGAAGAGAGCCAGCGAGGTAAAGGTCAACATGCGATCTTTCACGCCGAGGATCATCGAGAACGGGACGGAAGAGAGGAGGAACAATCTGATAGACACGAAGCCGAGCATACAGTCGTATCATTTGAAGAAAACGAGAATAGGTCCCGGCTACTCGATGAACGATCTCGACAAGCTCACAGTCGATCGGAGGATGCCGAATCTTTCGATCGAGAGCTTGAAGAGCACCCTAAAAAATTCGGACGTCAGCTACCTGGACAATGGGGACATCTGCAGGCACGACATTGGCGGATCTGCACCTGACTTCAAAAAAATCTTCGTTACtgaatttatatga
- the LOC117155457 gene encoding uncharacterized protein LOC117155457 isoform X1: MRSEVGEWLPTCVGSPICILLLSWSLLIYQNQPSSAKRKIDVFTVAILSQSLVHQLGLLLYAILTLIRPTNHFGEFCSTLVWMLNSSSILQELTLTSIAIFTAISMGDEALNLTKNHLKYHLVSLSVISACVGVTGVLNFEPDLCVFLAQEISLKYGIFMNSLRCLLTMTTVISLLMALVRNICRTPKAELLKSVSDLSETSSKNSSGAFECHPQHWDPSSGSCTSGSTNSRACLRKKRVQIDEASGRSTIYSILFVCYVFQYLPVLVISIKPGLLRDFCTTQNLATWLPLVKDTLLPVFLALFDKMFCRYVAKVYTKQDHARRLSHGGIDGKFRHFEQDAEYKLQLNLNHGLKFPLTNGSLYGRLHNHQNRGKTGTITMGIQHYPRIQSLNEDNNYASLPAELSSYASSTFEPRQEANVVETTRKSTVDQQNKRPRPNEIFQELPGSRRKIGSTDVFGQNMENLVQLDDPCSKRKFTKSLDEIREEPPRRHARSALGLENLIIGLDNNLQEEPRCPRIALRRNQSFDHARCQSYHRPALDSRTYDLKKQDQKKEQQNTQREETQEEGDGYETSDDESCDLENGDFDTMSSCRSRSRSCCSVTTVANDDFEYFQRKGTKVELLPSKRASEVKVNMRSFTPRIIENGTEERRNNLIDTKPSIQSYHLKKTRIGPGYSMNDLDKLTVDRRMPNLSIESLKSTLKNSDVSYLDNGDICRHDIGGSAPDFKKIFVTEFI, translated from the exons ATGCGAAGCGAGGTAGGAGAATGGCTGCCCACCTGTGTAGGTTCTCCGATATGCATCCTGCTGTTATCTTGGTCTCTTCTGATTTATCAGAACCAGCCATCCTCGGCGAAACGGAAGATCGACGTGTTCACGGTAGCCATTCTCTCGCAGAGTTTGGTTCACCAGCTTGGATTGCTGTTGTACGCCATTCTTACTCTCATTCGGCCAACTAATCACTTTGGAG aattCTGCTCGACCCTAGTCTGGATGCTAAACTCATCTAGCATCCTTCAAGAACTGACACTGACCTCAATCGCAATTTTCACCGCGATAAGCATGGGCGACGAAGCATTAAATCTTACGAAAAATCATCTTAAGTATCATCTGGTCAGTTTAAGCGTGATCAGCGCTTGCGTTGGTGTCACTGGAGTCCTCAACTTCGAACCAGATCTCTGCGTCTTCCTAGCGCAGGAGATCTCTCTGAAATATGGAATTTTCATGAATTCACTACGGTGTCTGTTGACAATGACGACTGTGATCAGCCTACTGATGGCTTTGGTCAGGAACATCTGTCGTACACCGAAAGCCGAGTTGCTGAAATCAGTGTCAGATCTATCGGAAACGAGTTCGAAGAATTCTTCAGGAGCCTTCGAATGCCATCCTCAACATTGGGATCCTTCGAGTGGATCGTGCACCAGTGGATCCACTAACAGCAGAGCTTGTTTACGAAAGAAGAGGGTCCAGATAGACGAAGCTAGCGGAAGATCAACGATTTACAGCATTCTCTTCGTTTGCTATGTCTTCCAATATCTTCCAGTTTTG GTGATATCTATCAAGCCAGGTCTGCTAAGGGATTTCTGCACAACCCAGAATCTGGCGACTTGGTTGCCTCTGGTAAAGGACACCCTGCTGCCGGTGTTTCTGGCGCTGTTCGACAAAATGTTCTGTCGCTACGTGGCGAAGGTCTACACGAAACAGGATCACGCGAGGAGATTATCTCACG GCGGCATTGATGGGAAGTTTCGTCACTTCGAGCAGGACGCCGAGTATAAGCTGCAGTTGAACCTGAACCACGGACTCAAGTTCCCCTTGACTAACGGAAGCCTCTACGGCCGGTTGCACAATCATCAGAACAGAG GCAAAACTGGTACGATAACGATGGGGATACAGCACTACCCAAGAATACAATCTCTCAACGAGGACAATAATTACGCTTCTCTCCCCGCAGAACTCTCTTCCTACGCCAGCTCGACCTTCGAGCCACGCCAAGAAGCAAACGTCGTGGAAACAACGAGAAAGAGCACCGTGGACCAGCAGAACAAACGTCCAAGACcaaatgagattttccaggagCTACCCGGCAGTCGTCGAAAAATTGGTAGTACCGACGTCTTTGGTCAGAATATGGAAAACCTAGTCCAGCTGGATGATCCTTGCAGCAAAAGGAAGTTTACGAAGAGTCTAGATGAGATTCGAGAAGAACCTCCGAGAAGGCACGCAAGGAGCGCGCTTGGCTTGGAAAATTTGATCATTGGCTTAGATAACAATCTGCAGGAAGAGCCACGTTGCCCTAGAATCGCTCTGAGGAGAAATCAGAGCTTCGATCATGCTAGATGCCAATC GTACCATCGACCGGCGCTGGACTCGAGGACGTACGACTTAAAGAAGCAAGATCAGAAGAAAGAACAGCAGAATACTCAGAGAGAGGAGACTCAGGAGGAAGGTGATGGTTATGAGACTTCCGATGATGAGAGCTGCGATCTGGAGAATGGAGATTTCGATACCATGAGCTCTTGCAGGAGTCGAAGCAGAAGCTGTTGCTCCGTTACCACAGTGGCCAACGACGATTTCGAATACTTTCAACGTAAGGGAACTAAG GTGGAGCTGCTGCCCTCGAAGAGAGCCAGCGAGGTAAAGGTCAACATGCGATCTTTCACGCCGAGGATCATCGAGAACGGGACGGAAGAGAGGAGGAACAATCTGATAGACACGAAGCCGAGCATACAGTCGTATCATTTGAAGAAAACGAGAATAGGTCCCGGCTACTCGATGAACGATCTCGACAAGCTCACAGTCGATCGGAGGATGCCGAATCTTTCGATCGAGAGCTTGAAGAGCACCCTAAAAAATTCGGACGTCAGCTACCTGGACAATGGGGACATCTGCAGGCACGACATTGGCGGATCTGCACCTGACTTCAAAAAAATCTTCGTTACtgaatttatatga
- the LOC117155457 gene encoding uncharacterized protein LOC117155457 isoform X2, giving the protein MRSEVGEWLPTCVGSPICILLLSWSLLIYQNQPSSAKRKIDVFTVAILSQSLVHQLGLLLYAILTLIRPTNHFGEFCSTLVWMLNSSSILQELTLTSIAIFTAISMGDEALNLTKNHLKYHLVSLSVISACVGVTGVLNFEPDLCVFLAQEISLKYGIFMNSLRCLLTMTTVISLLMALVRNICRTPKAELLKSVSDLSETSSKNSSGAFECHPQHWDPSSGSCTSGSTNSRACLRKKRVQIDEASGRSTIYSILFVCYVFQYLPVLVISIKPGLLRDFCTTQNLATWLPLVKDTLLPVFLALFDKMFCRYVAKVYTKQDHARRLSHGGIDGKFRHFEQDAEYKLQLNLNHGLKFPLTNGSLYGRLHNHQNRGKTGTITMGIQHYPRIQSLNEDNNYASLPAELSSYASSTFEPRQEANVVETTRKSTVDQQNKRPRPNEIFQELPGSRRKIGSTDVFGQNMENLVQLDDPCSKRKFTKSLDEIREEPPRRHARSALGLENLIIGLDNNLQEEPRCPRIALRRNQSFDHARCQSYHRPALDSRTYDLKKQDQKKEQQNTQREETQEEGDGYETSDDESCDLENGDFDTMSSCRSRSRSCCSVTTVANDDFEYFQRGAAALEESQRGKGQHAIFHAEDHRERDGREEEQSDRHEAEHTVVSFEENENRSRLLDERSRQAHSRSEDAESFDRELEEHPKKFGRQLPGQWGHLQARHWRICT; this is encoded by the exons ATGCGAAGCGAGGTAGGAGAATGGCTGCCCACCTGTGTAGGTTCTCCGATATGCATCCTGCTGTTATCTTGGTCTCTTCTGATTTATCAGAACCAGCCATCCTCGGCGAAACGGAAGATCGACGTGTTCACGGTAGCCATTCTCTCGCAGAGTTTGGTTCACCAGCTTGGATTGCTGTTGTACGCCATTCTTACTCTCATTCGGCCAACTAATCACTTTGGAG aattCTGCTCGACCCTAGTCTGGATGCTAAACTCATCTAGCATCCTTCAAGAACTGACACTGACCTCAATCGCAATTTTCACCGCGATAAGCATGGGCGACGAAGCATTAAATCTTACGAAAAATCATCTTAAGTATCATCTGGTCAGTTTAAGCGTGATCAGCGCTTGCGTTGGTGTCACTGGAGTCCTCAACTTCGAACCAGATCTCTGCGTCTTCCTAGCGCAGGAGATCTCTCTGAAATATGGAATTTTCATGAATTCACTACGGTGTCTGTTGACAATGACGACTGTGATCAGCCTACTGATGGCTTTGGTCAGGAACATCTGTCGTACACCGAAAGCCGAGTTGCTGAAATCAGTGTCAGATCTATCGGAAACGAGTTCGAAGAATTCTTCAGGAGCCTTCGAATGCCATCCTCAACATTGGGATCCTTCGAGTGGATCGTGCACCAGTGGATCCACTAACAGCAGAGCTTGTTTACGAAAGAAGAGGGTCCAGATAGACGAAGCTAGCGGAAGATCAACGATTTACAGCATTCTCTTCGTTTGCTATGTCTTCCAATATCTTCCAGTTTTG GTGATATCTATCAAGCCAGGTCTGCTAAGGGATTTCTGCACAACCCAGAATCTGGCGACTTGGTTGCCTCTGGTAAAGGACACCCTGCTGCCGGTGTTTCTGGCGCTGTTCGACAAAATGTTCTGTCGCTACGTGGCGAAGGTCTACACGAAACAGGATCACGCGAGGAGATTATCTCACG GCGGCATTGATGGGAAGTTTCGTCACTTCGAGCAGGACGCCGAGTATAAGCTGCAGTTGAACCTGAACCACGGACTCAAGTTCCCCTTGACTAACGGAAGCCTCTACGGCCGGTTGCACAATCATCAGAACAGAG GCAAAACTGGTACGATAACGATGGGGATACAGCACTACCCAAGAATACAATCTCTCAACGAGGACAATAATTACGCTTCTCTCCCCGCAGAACTCTCTTCCTACGCCAGCTCGACCTTCGAGCCACGCCAAGAAGCAAACGTCGTGGAAACAACGAGAAAGAGCACCGTGGACCAGCAGAACAAACGTCCAAGACcaaatgagattttccaggagCTACCCGGCAGTCGTCGAAAAATTGGTAGTACCGACGTCTTTGGTCAGAATATGGAAAACCTAGTCCAGCTGGATGATCCTTGCAGCAAAAGGAAGTTTACGAAGAGTCTAGATGAGATTCGAGAAGAACCTCCGAGAAGGCACGCAAGGAGCGCGCTTGGCTTGGAAAATTTGATCATTGGCTTAGATAACAATCTGCAGGAAGAGCCACGTTGCCCTAGAATCGCTCTGAGGAGAAATCAGAGCTTCGATCATGCTAGATGCCAATC GTACCATCGACCGGCGCTGGACTCGAGGACGTACGACTTAAAGAAGCAAGATCAGAAGAAAGAACAGCAGAATACTCAGAGAGAGGAGACTCAGGAGGAAGGTGATGGTTATGAGACTTCCGATGATGAGAGCTGCGATCTGGAGAATGGAGATTTCGATACCATGAGCTCTTGCAGGAGTCGAAGCAGAAGCTGTTGCTCCGTTACCACAGTGGCCAACGACGATTTCGAATACTTTCAAC GTGGAGCTGCTGCCCTCGAAGAGAGCCAGCGAGGTAAAGGTCAACATGCGATCTTTCACGCCGAGGATCATCGAGAACGGGACGGAAGAGAGGAGGAACAATCTGATAGACACGAAGCCGAGCATACAGTCGTATCATTTGAAGAAAACGAGAATAGGTCCCGGCTACTCGATGAACGATCTCGACAAGCTCACAGTCGATCGGAGGATGCCGAATCTTTCGATCGAGAGCTTGAAGAGCACCCTAAAAAATTCGGACGTCAGCTACCTGGACAATGGGGACATCTGCAGGCACGACATTGGCGGATCTGCACCTGA